The Pseudomonadota bacterium genome has a window encoding:
- a CDS encoding four helix bundle protein: MLSYEKLDVYQCAIQFVARAVTLSQQMPKGYATLADQLRRAAMAIPLNIAEGVGKPSLADQARFHAIARGSAMECGAILDVMHALGATSAAETGESKQLIVRIVAMLTKLCR; this comes from the coding sequence ATGCTCTCCTACGAAAAGCTCGATGTCTATCAGTGCGCGATCCAGTTCGTCGCCCGTGCAGTCACCTTGTCGCAGCAGATGCCCAAGGGCTATGCAACGCTGGCCGACCAGTTGCGCCGTGCAGCTATGGCCATCCCGCTCAATATCGCCGAAGGTGTGGGCAAACCCAGTCTGGCCGACCAGGCTCGTTTTCATGCGATCGCGCGCGGTTCCGCCATGGAGTGCGGGGCCATCCTAGATGTCATGCACGCCCTCGGTGCCACGTCTGCTGCCGAGACCGGCGAGTCCAAGCAACTCATCGTCCGTATCGTTGCGATGCTAACCAAGCTCTGCCGATAG